The window GGAAGCGGGGCCCGTCGAAGAACTCCTGGCGGCCGATCGTGATGCGCGCCACGCCCGAGGCCACAGGCGCGCGGATCTCGGTGAAGAGCTGCTGGACGATGAGGTCGTTTTCCCAGACCGGTACGTGGCGGGTCTCGTTCGTGCCGAAGATATGGCCCGAGACGAGCTGGCCGTAAACGCGCACGGCAGGCCCGATGCGCAGGTCTGCGGCTAGGTTCGTGCGCGAGAGCCACTCGGTACGGCTGCGCGTATCGTTGAGGAGAGGCCGCGTCGAATGGCTGACGCTGGTGCGTTGCCCCCCGCTCAGCGACAGGGTGACATCGCCGCCCCCGTCGAGCGGGATCGCCTTGAGCGGCGCGAAGCGGTCATCGGGGGCGCCCTCCCTGCCCATGAAGCGCCAGTCCTCGGCGCCGCGCAGCAGGCGGTAGTGGGGGCCCAGGCGTGGGCCAAGGCCGTCCGCCTCGGCCGGGAAGGGCGAGGCAAGCGGGTCCTTGCCCGCCGGAGCGGGGGTGGACGCCGGTACGGCTTTCGGCTCGGTCTCGTGGCGGTTGGCAGGCAGGTCTGCCGTTGACCCGGCGCTGTCGGCCGCGAAGGCGACAGTGGGGACAAGGCCGGGCGCGACAAGTCCCAGCGTCAGGCATCCGGCCCACCTGCCAACGCGCCATCCCTTGCGGTGGCTGCGCATCAGGTTTCTCCCGTTCGATTCATGGATTTGGGTGTCCGGGTTATCCCAGCGCAATGTTCTGGAGGTCGTGGCCGACGAGGATTTCGCCCGCGTAGTTGGTGGCGGCGGCCTTCTGCCACATCTCGTCGGTGATCCATTCCATGTCGCCGGGCACGAAGTGGGTCAGCACCAGCTTCTTGGCGCGGGCCTGCGTGGCGATCTTGCCGACATCCTCCGCCGAGGTGTGCGAATTGAGGATGTGGTTGCGGAACGCCTCGCCTTGCTGGGCGCGCTTCACGAGGGCATCGACGCCGGGGATATAGAGCGTCTCGTGGACGAGGACGTCGCAGTCGCGCGCGAATTCGGCGAGCGCGGGGTTGTAGGCGGTGTCGCCCGAGATAACGATGCTGCCGTAGGGGGTCTCGAAGCGGTAGGCGAGGTCCTTGATCGGCGGGTGCGGGGTGGTGAGTGCGGTCACGCGGACCACGCCGTCGTCCATGTCGAGGCCTTCCCTGGCGTCGAATTCGTGGACTTCCAGGAGTGTAGCAGGATCGGTACGGCCCTCGTCCGCGATGCGGGTGTGGATGTCGGAACTGTGCGTGGCCCAGTAGTTGCGCGCCATGTCGGCAAGACCCTTGGGGCCATAGGCGTCGATCTTCTGGCGCAGGTCCCCTGCGACCCAGGTGTTGTAGACGAGGTTGCCGAATTCCAGTTCGTGATCGGAATGCATGTGCGAGATGAAGATCGCGCGCATCCTTGCCATGTCGAGCCCGGCCTTGAAGGCCTGTGCGCTCACGCCCATGCCGCAGTCCACGATGTAGACGTTGCCATCGACGACGATGGCGTTGGCCGGGTTCGAGCGCGTGCCGCCGACGCGCGGACCGCCCTTGGTGCCCAGCAGCACGAGCCGTGCGCCCTTCTCGCTGGCGGCATCGGAGGCACCTGCCGACCCTGTCTGGGCGAGCAGTCGCGCGCCGGGAAGAGCGAGCATCGCGCCGGTGG is drawn from Novosphingobium decolorationis and contains these coding sequences:
- a CDS encoding MBL fold metallo-hydrolase; protein product: MKPQFHPPVLGRRALLRASLMGATGAMLALPGARLLAQTGSAGASDAASEKGARLVLLGTKGGPRVGGTRSNPANAIVVDGNVYIVDCGMGVSAQAFKAGLDMARMRAIFISHMHSDHELEFGNLVYNTWVAGDLRQKIDAYGPKGLADMARNYWATHSSDIHTRIADEGRTDPATLLEVHEFDAREGLDMDDGVVRVTALTTPHPPIKDLAYRFETPYGSIVISGDTAYNPALAEFARDCDVLVHETLYIPGVDALVKRAQQGEAFRNHILNSHTSAEDVGKIATQARAKKLVLTHFVPGDMEWITDEMWQKAAATNYAGEILVGHDLQNIALG